A section of the Micromonas commoda chromosome 14, complete sequence genome encodes:
- a CDS encoding predicted protein, producing the protein MDDEEFGAQAETRRPGPRRDYQSGTRGRGFGGTEVAMLILIAHTGKTVELECDGTSRVDSLLQALASLTGVPSGDQLLLFAGQKLEPSKPLATYGLPEASGTAAPGPRSIHGDQVHHVEDEKPRHVFLYCKSLLRPDAQAPPEEPFEDVAVDPPPPAPPRSDGTHPLDDASSPLIRALPDYERQFRHHRQSAAAVWSATQMRFEECRRLVTEMHVQALAIDSARDNVDHHFNYICRCQAEFERSHSAQNAAHSELLECFDRDMETLESTALHPAVVEHCERRRAEAVRTASETAATEGEKSGPKVAADPPSVTGSGSSAGSGDVTSSTESATGGEGKTQIEGKTGGSAPPSPSRTQLAPPAIPPVRRNLLDCVPAERIRRWAQDCARSHDAFNAKVADLAAMFNALHATTEELFMTGPDVDIAALEEELERAQGKLAEQAAVIQCLDKDLNTVGRLVEETVGDLASNRGGTGSVGGGALDACAALDPMNELHVKSHLPAVDAVDREMAALHWHCAQCKHAMGACVHRQLQSISALQSQIHQTRNKQAGFKEWGKRQEQKFRELRIARRIPRVYRACLAEVARRVAFQEMYAAQAGKLAERMARHRERETRRREQFTKSHERYLPPEVIAGLGLCAPPPQCEVTVTRSGTREGADVGTPPLARVTEEDLRRIGSDAAAAYVEELPSPPPSPMVGVGAIEVGDDAAELLGSLALDDDEGDETDDDEDDTEDGDKDGDKDGVSLGDGAMTRSRAGRDGDLYLENARLRADLAANVALLATIDSDRVRVLSKSAQTSQVLPSENELGREPVGVQTSRGSLGPMGASTMGRSMQTARASTEGVGVQTSRTLRAPAESEGASTQTSQVLESEEGRTERARWRVEVRARQGYARAPAAGGARSVVGARG; encoded by the exons ATGGATGATGAGGAGTTTGGAGCGCAGGCTGAGACAAGACGCCCGGGTCCGAGGAGAGACTATCAGAGTGGCACGCGCGGCAGGGGGTTCGGCGGGACGGAGGTCGCGATGCTCATCCTCATCGCCCACACGGGCAAGACCGTGGAGCTGGAATGCGACGGAACCTCGAG GGTGGATTCGCTGCTCCAAGCGTTGGCGTCCCTCACCGGCGTGCCCTCGGGCGACCAGCTGTTGCTCTTCGCGGGTCAGAAGCTGGAGCCGTCCAAGCCGCTGGCAACCTACGGCCTGCCCGAGGCGtcgggcaccgccgcgcccggcccgAGGAGCATCCACGGGGACCAGGTGCAccacgtcgaggacgagaaaCCTCGCCACGTCTTCCTCTACTGCAAGAGCCTGCTCCGCCCGGACGCCCAGGCCCCGCCGGAGGAACCcttcgaggacgtcgccgtcgacccgcccccgccggcgccgccgcggtcggacGGAACGCacccgctcgacgacgcgtcctcgccgctcaTTCGAGCGCTGCCCGACTACGAGAGGCAGTTCCGGCACCACCGccagtccgcggcggcggtgtggAGCGCGACGCAGATGAGGTTCGAGGAGTGCCGGCGGCTGGTGACGGAGATGCACGTCCAGGCGCTCGCCATAGACAGCGCCAGGGATAACGTCGACCACCACTTCAACTACATATGTCGATGCCAGGCTGAGTTTGAGCGTTCGCACTCGGCGCAAAACGCGGCGCACTCTGAGCTTCTGGAGTGCTTCGACCGGGACATGGAGACGCTGGAGAGCACCGCGTTGCACCCCGCGGTCGTGGAGCACTGCGAGCgcaggcgcgcggaggctgtgAGGACCGCCTCCgagacggccgcgacggagggggAAAAGAGCGGGCCGAAAgtcgccgcggatccgccgtcggtgacgggCTCGGGATCATCCGCCGGGTCGGGCGACGTGACGAGTTCCAcggagagcgcgacggggggcgaGGGTAAGACCCAAATCGAGGGTAAGACCGGAGGGTCCGCGcctccgtccccgtcgaggacacagctggcgccgcccgcgataCCGCCCGTTCGCAGGAACCTCCTCGACTGCGTACCCGCTGAGAGAATCCGTCGGTGGGCGCAGGACTGCGCCAGATCCCACGACGCGTTCAACGCCAAGGTTGCCGACTTGGCGGCCATGTTTAACGCGCTGCACGCCACCACCGAGGAGCTGTTCATGACCGGACCGGACgtggacatcgccgcgctcgaggaggaactCGAGAGAGCGCAGGGAAAATTGGCCGAGCAGGCTGCCGTGATTCAGTGCCTGGACAAGGACCTGAACACGGTGGGAAGGCTGGTGGAGGAGACGGTGGGCGACCTCGCGTCCAACAGGGGCGGGACCGGgtccgtgggcggcggggccctggacgcgtgcgcggctcTCGACCCCATGAACGAGCTCCACGTAAAGTCGCACCTTCCCGCggttgacgccgtcgaccgcGAGATGGCCGCTCTGCACTGGCACTGCGCGCAGTGCAAGCACGCGATGGGAGCGTGCGTGCACCGTCAGCTGCAGAGCATCAGCGCGCTGCAGTCCCAGATCCACCAGACCCGGAACAAGCAGGCTGGGTTCAAGGAGTGGGGCAAGCGGCAGGAACAAAAGTTCAGGGAGCTGAGGATCGCCAGGCGGATCCCCCGCGTGTACCGAGCGtgcctcgccgaggtggccaggcgcgtcgcgttccaGGAGATgtacgcggcgcaggcgggtAAGCTGGCGGAGCGAATGGCGCGGCACAGGGAGCGGGAGACGCGAAGGCGCGAGCAGTTTACCAAATCGCACGAGAGGTACCTTCCCCCGGAGGTCATCGCCGGCCTCGGTctgtgcgcgccgccgccgcagtgCGAGGTGACGGTGACGCGATCCGGGACGagggagggcgccgacgtgggGACCCCGCCGTTGgcgcgcgtcaccgaggaggacctgAGGCGCATCGGgtcggatgcggcggcggcgtacgtcgAGGAActtccgtcgccgccgccctcgccgatggTTGGAGTCGGAGCAATAGAAGTtggagacgacgccgcagAACTCCTCGgatccctcgcgctcgacgacgacgagggggacgagacggacgatgacgaggacgataCCGAGGACGGGGATAAGGACGGTGATAAGGACGGGGtgtcgctcggcgacggggcgatgACCAggagccgcgcggggcgggacgGGGACTTGTACCTGGAAAACGCAAGACTACGAGCGGATCTCGCCGCAAACGTGGCTctcctcgcgacgatcgatTCGGACAGAGTTCGCGTATTGAGCAAGTCCGCGCAGACGTCGCAGGTTCTCCCCTCGGAGAATGAGCTCGGGCGGGAGCCTGTGGGGGTTCagacgtcgcgcgggagcCTGGGTCCGATGGGTGCGTCGACGATGGGTCGATCGATGCAAACCGCGCGGGCTTCGAcggagggcgtcggggtgcagacgtcgaggacccttcgcgcgcccgcggagtcGGAGGGGGCATCCACGCAGACGTCCCAGGTGCTCGAGTCCGAGGAGGGCCGAaccgaacgcgcgc gctggcgcGTTGAGGTTCGAGCTCGGCAGGGttacgcgcgcgctccggcagcgggaggcgcgcgttcggtcgttggagcgcgaggctga
- a CDS encoding predicted protein: MTTLGNDEWAGMDLSVRRGNDHDPSWFAGLNGLADEYDMIIVGAGISGCVFAERGSKELGLKSLIIDKRDHIGGNCYDFINKHGFRVSQYGVHLFHTKFDRVWEYVNRFSDWIPYEHRVKGKVKDIRDEYQIVPIPPSQETVNKLFDANVHTEEEMEAWLDARRSVNPDPKNGEESALTRSGPELYEAIFKHYTHKQWDKWPEELDASVLARIPVRTNRDDRYFSDQHQALPKDGYTRIFENMIMSDPNITVRLNVDFFEQRAALPKCGLTVFTGPIDAYYASQGLPKLEYRSLRFFEEYHEPDASDKSPHPGFYQPCLQLNYPGPEVDFTRIVEYKHKPNQPAEAKQSKGTVIFKEYSCDVGEPYYPVPNPANRELYERYQALAKDEPGVCFVGRLASYKYFNMDQAFLNALECWDEVKAGGKVAARTELGEPDGPK; encoded by the coding sequence ATGACCACCCTCGGCAACGATGAGTGGGCGGGCATGGACCTCAGTGTTCGCCGGGGCAACGACCACGACCCCAGCTGGTTCGCGGGGCTTAACGGGCTCGCGGACGAGTACGACATgatcatcgtcggcgccggcatcAGCGGGTGCGTcttcgccgagcgcggcagCAAGGAGCTCGGCCTGAAGTCCCTGATCATCGACAAGCGCGACCACATCGGCGGCAACTGCTACGATTTCATCAACAAGCACGGCTTCAGGGTGTCCCAGTACGGCGTCCACCTCTTCCACACCAAATTCGACCGCGTTTGGGAATACGTCAACAGGTTCAGCGACTGGATACCCTACGAGCACAGGGTGAAGGGCAAGGTGAAGGACATCCGCGACGAGTACCAGATCGTGCCCATTCCCCCGTCCCAGGAGACCGTCAACAAGCTGttcgacgcgaacgtgcacaccgaggaggagatggaggcgtGGCTCGACGCGAGACGCAGCGTCAACCCCGACCCGAAGAACGGCGAGGAGTCCGCGCTGACCCGGTCCGGCCCCGAGCTGTACGAGGCCATCTTCAAGCACTACACCCACAAGCAGTGGGACAAGTGgccggaggagctcgacgcgtccgtgctCGCGCGCATTCCCGTCCGCACCAACAGGGACGACAGGTACTTCTCGGACCAGCACCAGGCGCTGCCCAAGGACGGGTACACGCGCATCTTCGAGAACATGATCATGTCCGACCCGAACATCACCGTCCGACTCAACGTGGACTTTTTCGAGCAGAGAGCCGCCCTCCCCAAGTGCGGACTCACCGTCTTCACCGGGCCCATCGACGCCTACTACGCCTCGCAGGGCCTGCCCAAGCTCGAGTACAGGTCACTCCGGTTCTTCGAGGAGTACCacgagcccgacgcgtcggatAAGTCCCCGCACCCCGGGTTTTACCAGCCGTGCCTGCAGCTCAACTACCCGGGGCCCGAGGTGGACTTCACCCGCATCGTCGAGTACAAGCACAAGCCCAATcagccggcggaggcgaagcaGTCGAAAGGGACGGTCATATTCAAGGAGTACAGctgcgacgtcggcgagcccTACTACCCCGTGCCCAACCCCGCCAACAGGGAGCTCTACGAGCGGTACCAGGCTCTGGCAAAGGACGAACCCGGCGTGTGCTTCGTCGGAAGACTGGCGTCGTACAAGTACTTCAACATGGACCAGGCGTTCCTCAACGCGCTCGAGTGCTGGGACGAGGTCAAGGCCGGGGGtaaggtggcggcgaggacggagctcggcgagccggACGGGCCCAAGTAA
- a CDS encoding predicted protein, producing the protein MEPRRSERIKVSKEDGFGVLLGALIREVPDLFDAEVLSKLDVEDHLRLAQVNKECLDAVYKLSPVEFMSTCPISRPYPKDSCPYDHNLWLYDSYIETGHLVPTWLGIPPTTSGHEVQGDTRAFLNRQHQAAAMGRLDVLKWLWNHGHKCVHYETAYWAVKYGHMHVLEWFFELPIERQLRKDDEDTLDPNCLFGDPEILCMGAAQVGNYEVLKFLREKGCPWGKRTSTEACRYGRLEVMKWLQKEGCLCDLDGFLSVCGGHLDVLKWIRETYPGCAFDARASQWSSIHNRLDCLMWLREHGCPWEASVMNHAAGGKGNLEILKWAHENGCPWNVSTANCAAISGNLEIIRYLHENGCPFSEDACRHAVEGEHWHCLDYLVNNELPGWEEYNY; encoded by the coding sequence ATGGAGCCAAGAAGGAGCGAGAGGATCAAAGTATCCAAGGAGGATGGCTTCGGCGTGCTGCTCGGTGCTCTGATCCGCGAGGTTCCCGACCTGTTCGATGCGGAGGTCCTGTCGAAGCTCGACGTTGAAGACCACCTCCGACTCGCGCAGGTGAACAAAGAGTGCTTGGACGCCGTGTACAAGTTGTCTCCCGTCGAGTTCATGAGCACGTGCCCCATATCGCGTCCATATCCGAAAGATTCGTGTCCGTATGACCATAATCTGTGGCTTTACGATTCATATATTGAGACAGGACACTTAGTACCAACGTGGCTGGGCatcccgccgacgaccagTGGACATGAAGTGCAAGGAGATACACGTGCTTTCTTGAACAGGCAACACCAAGCCGCAGCGATGGGCCGTCTGGATGTATTGAAATGGCTCTGGAACCACGGACACAAGTGTGTTCACTACGAGACAGCATACTGGGCTGTGAAGTATGGACACATGCACGTGCTCGAATGGTTCTTTGAGCTTCCGATTGAACGTCAACTCAGAAAGGATGACGAGGACACGTTAGATCCGAATTGTTTGTTTGGTGACCCAGAGATTCTCTGCATGGGTGCTGCGCAAGTAGGCAACTATGAAGTGCTGAAGTTTTTGAGGGAGAAAGGATGCCCGTGGGGTAAGAGGACGAGTACCGAGGCATGTAGGTATGGACGATTGGAAGTCATGAAGTGGTTGCAAAAAGAAGGATGCCTGTGCGATTTGGACGGGTTCTTGAGTGTCTGCGGCGGCCACTTGGACGTCCTCAAGTGGATTCGAGAAACTTACCCTGGGTGCGCATTCGATGCACGCGCATCCCAATGGTCTTCTATACATAACCGGCTGGACTGTCTGATGTGGTTGAGAGAGCACGGGTGCCCGTGGGAAGCTAGTGTGATGAatcacgccgccggcggtaAAGGAAATTTGGAAATACTCAAGTGGGCGCATGAGAACGGGTGCCCGTGGAATGTCTCCACAGCCAACTGCGCTGCAATTTCTGGTAACCTTGAAATAATTAGGTATCTCCACGAGAATGGATGCCCGTTCAGCGAAGACGCATGCCGTCACGCCGTCGAAGGGGAACATTGGCACTGCCTCGATTACCTGGTGAACAACGAGCTCCCGGGCTGGGAGGAGTACAACTACTAG
- a CDS encoding predicted protein yields the protein MPPHADVESHVARILNAPPNAPHVVFDLPRGSGVDAFRSRYKELARTLHPDKARCDAAEDAFKIVTEAFRQVTQGGVDRNAGVADAGGFRSGRKPFWSVDASATASAAPAAPKWSAAPEDASTRSRWGGGGVSGAPTASKTSKTHPRASTRWDRWDHGFDVVVEEEEEEEEIDEHAKAAQEEDAAWFSTWGASIYGDDERTGTGPKPARWSEGGGFGGGGGGGGGGGGGGGGGSGGSRGQRSSGGSFDKWSAPELEPANRRRATRVRGGIGIGSRRKFPREDHWRNNRSESDDDEDDGDLDEAFVVADGAPHADGDLEDEPRVGWADDDGVATARDWLTGGDTAGSGRYWSDPPATGGGRGGGWGRVAGATVSVAGATVSVAGATVRGVRRVTAASPHVAIVDEEDDGEDGGEDVERRIAGAGPGGDEGRAAEGKGKGKTRSYPWRRRRRKGKGKVVTAGDGQENAGANRDPSTAAAAARKRPRITLDEPRIPHTRLPKKAFTQATLAFS from the coding sequence ATGCCGCcccacgcggacgtcgagtcCCACGTGGCGCGCATCCTCAACGCGCCACCCAACGCCCCTCACGTCGTCTTCGACCTGCCGAGGGGCTCCGGGGTGGATGCGTTCAGATCGAGGTacaaggagctcgcgaggaCGCTTCACCCCGACAAGGCCaggtgcgacgccgcggaggatgcctTCAAGATCGTCACCGAAGCGTTCAGACAGGTGACGCAGGGCGGGGTTGACCGgaacgcgggcgtcgcggatgcgGGAGGGTTCAGATCGGGCAGGAAGCCCTTCTGGagcgtggacgcgagcgcgacggcgtcggcggcaccggcggcgcccaagtggtccgccgcgccggaggacGCGTCTACGAGGTCGCgatggggcggcggcggagtatcgggcgcgccgaccgcATCCAAGACCTCGAAGACccacccgcgagcgtccACCCGGTGGGATCGATGGGACCACgggttcgacgtcgtcgtcgaggaggaggaggaggaggaggagattgACGAGCACGCCAAAgccgcgcaggaggaggacgccgcttGGTTCAGCACCTGGGGCGCGTCCATatacggcgacgacgagcggacCGGAACCGGGCCCAAACCCGCGCGGTGgtccgagggcggcggcttcggcggaggcggaggcggaggcggaggaggaggaggaggaggagggggaggcaGCGGGGGCTCGAGGGGCCAGCGCTCGTCGGGCGGATCCTTCGACAAGtggagcgcgccggagctcgaacccgcgaatcggaggagggcgacgcgcgtgcgggGCGGGATCGGGATCGGATCGAGACGAAAGTTCCCGCGGGAGGACCACTGGAGGAACAATCGgagcgagagcgacgacgacgaggacgacggggatcTCGACGAAGCCTTCGTCgtggccgacggcgcgccgcacgccgacggcgacctcgaggacgagcccCGCGTCGGCtgggcggacgacgacggggtggccaccgcgcgggactggctcaccggcggcgacacagctggcagCGGCCGGTACTGGTCGGatccgccggcgacgggcgggggtcGCGGGGGGGGCTGGGGtcgggtcgccggcgcgaccgtTTCGGTTGCCGGCGCGACCGTTtcggtcgccggcgcgaccgttcggggcgtgcgccgcgtcaccgccgcgtcaccgcacgtcgcgatcgtggacgaggaggacgacggggaagatggcggggaggacgtcgagcgtCGAATCGCGGGAGcgggccccggcggcgacgaaggccgAGCGGCCGAGGGTAAGGGTAAGGGTAAGACCCGGTCGTAcccgtggcgtcgtcgtcggaggaaGGGTAAGGGGAAGGTGGTGACGGCTGGGGACGGGCAGGAGAACGCCGGGGCGAACAGGGAcccgtcgaccgcggcggcggcggcgaggaagcggCCGAGGATAACGCTGGACGAGCCGAGGATACCGCACACACGTTTGCCGAAGAAGGCGTTCACGCAGGCCACCCTGGCGTTCAGCTGA
- a CDS encoding predicted protein codes for MSGMSAIVMTKGVIRAPSATRRSGTASRRGGHGRTLSSSRTTASRDDDDAATGFVNIKGDEGVDEARTEVPQSIKDQYRLIEDPTWLERELLRQDDGYPTSRAAVLRQTFMTGDAKGFGYAVSSIQLTLAMFACAYVAFAAARVPGAEEGDLIYVVGGTWKWFALLGATSFYLECVKFVESVVGVEGRRKM; via the coding sequence ATGTCGGGCATGAGCGCGATCGTGATGACGAAGGGAGTGAtccgcgcgccctcggcgacgcgaaggtcgggcaccgcgtcgcggcgcggcggacacggGCGCACCTTATCTTCATCGCGCACAACCGCTTcccgagacgacgacgacgcagccACGGGGTTCGTCAACAtcaagggcgacgagggcgtggacgaggccAGGACGGAGGTGCCCCAGTCCATCAAGGATCAGTACCGGCTGATCGAGGATCCGACGTGGCTGGAGCGGGAACTGCTCCGCCAGGACGACGGGTACCCGACGAGTCGAGCCGCGGTGCTGCGACAGACGTTCATGACGGGTGACGCCAAGGGGTTCGGGTACGCGGTGAGCAGCATCCAGCTCACGCTCGCGATGTTCGCGTGCGCGtacgtcgccttcgccgccgcgcgcgtgccgggcgcggaggagggtgACCTCATATACGTCGTGGGAGGCACGTGGAAGTGGttcgcgctgctcggcgcgacgagttTCTACCTGGAGTGCGTCAAGTTCGTGGAATCAgtcgtgggcgtcgagggacgaCGAAAGATGTGA
- a CDS encoding predicted protein, with protein sequence MGKGGINPYSPPRVAPVHEDVESIARALGGGTGNSGNPEEAEVVAGLWVGEAWPSPECLAQDPTVPTNPIRWSLTLDADTSASVTAFGAGYFDDSADVEGHSTIFFTLRGSFDPLTRRVQFKKVYERPVPPTDVTYDGRLHALNGTPEITGTWDNPTQGTSGTFSCMLRCSSGST encoded by the coding sequence ATGGGTAAGGGGGGTATCAATCCTTATTCCCCACCGAGGGTCGCGCCCGTCCATGAAGACGTCGAGAGCATAGCCAGGGCTCTGGGAGGAGGGACGGGAAACTCGGGGAATCCCGAAGAGGCtgaggtcgtcgccggtctGTGGGTCGGAGAAGCGTGGCCTTCTCCGGAGTGCCTCGCGCAGGATCCGACGGTACCCACCAACCCCATTCGGTGGTCGCTGACCCTGGACGCGGACACCAGCGCGAGCGTGACCGCCTTCGGAGCCGGATACTTCGACGActccgcggacgtcgagggcCATTCCACGATTTTCTTCACCCTGCGAGGGAGCTTCGACCCGCTGACCAGACGGGTCCAGTTCAAGAAGGTGTACGAGCGACCGGTGCCCCCGACGGACGTGACATACGACGGTAGGCTGCACGCGCTCAACGGGACACCGGAGATCACCGGCACCTGGGACAACCCGACGCAAGGAACGAGCGGGACATTCTCCTGCATGCTGCGATGCTCCTCGGGTTCGACGTGA
- a CDS encoding predicted protein, which translates to MAEAAKERGNALYKSGKFSDAVAAYDEAIAADPTIASVHANRAAALSGQGRAFFAEAVRSCVTAVALDPSYARARSRLGQLCTKMGELDTATTAAEDLARADPDSAAAKALTRLLRALRDGRNEGNAAFKSGEHARAKEAYTAGIAKAAESDPDRDTNKDAEQTTTTETLAERMPCALLLCNRAACSSALGNHADALADADAALAADPTYVKASLRRAHALEALGRTEEAAAAFAAIRAELPGDPNVADGVNRCVRATGKASDERAGPIHVTDGAQYARLKAAAKLCVVDFTASWCGPCRSIAPVFERMALANPSVHFLKVDVDEVQDVAASENVRSMPTFKLYRYGSKLEEFSGADANRLQAWLTRYLPTVA; encoded by the coding sequence ATggccgaggctgcgaaggAGCGCGGCAACGCCCTGTACAAGAGCGGGAAGTTctccgacgcggtcgccgcgtacgatgaggccatcgcggccgACCCCACGATCGCGTCCGTGCACGCCAAcagagccgccgcgctctcgggGCAGGGGAGGGCGTTCTTCGCGGAGGCGGTTCGATCGTGCGtgaccgccgtcgcgctggaTCCGTCTTACGCCAGGGCGCGCTCCAGGCTCGGACAGCTGTGCACGAAGATGGGCGAGCTGgacaccgcgacgacggctgcGGAGGATCTCGCCAGGGCCGACCCcgacagcgcggcggcgaaggcccTGACGAggctcctccgcgctctgAGGGACGGAAGGAACGAGGGCAACGCCGCCTTCAAGTCGGGCGAAcacgcgagggcgaaggaggcgtacaccgcgggcatcgccaaggcggccgagTCGGATCCCGACCGAGACACAAACAAAGACGCCGaacagacgacgacgaccgagACTCTCGCTGAAAGGATGCCGTGCGCCCTGCTCCTCTGCAACCGAGCCGCGTGCTCGTCCGCGCTCGGCaaccacgccgacgccctcgccgacgccgacgccgccctcgccgccgatccgACCTACGTCAAGGCGAGCCTACGTCGAGCGCACGCTCTCGAGGCGCTGGGCCgaacggaggaggcggcggcggcgttcgcggcgatccGCGCGGAGCTTCCGGGGGATCCTaacgtcgcggacggcgtgaACCGGTGCGTGCGCGCGACGGGTAAGGCGtccgacgaacgcgccggtcCGATACACGTCACCGACGGGGCGCAGTACGCGCGGTtaaaggcggcggcgaagctgTGCGTGGTGGACTTTACGGCATCCTGGTGCGGGCCGTGTcgctcgatcgcgccggtgTTTGAGCGGATGGCGCTCGCCAACCCGTCCGTGCACTTCCTCAAGGttgacgtggacgaggtgcaggacgtggcggcgtcggagaacGTGCGGTCGATGCCCACGTTTAAGCTGTACAGGTACGGGTCGAAGCTCGAGGAGTTCTCCGGCGCAGACGCCAACCGGTTGCAGGCGTGGCTCACCAGGTATCTGCCCACCGTGGCGTGA